A single Pseudomonas putida DNA region contains:
- a CDS encoding aromatic ring-hydroxylating oxygenase subunit alpha, whose amino-acid sequence MTKFQRLPADFCHDHEKAFTIPATFYTNKEVFEHEKEQIFAKSWICVGHRSEVAENNAYITREVIGESIIVIRGRDSVLRAFYNVCPHRGHQLLEGSGKAKNVIACPYHAWTFKLDGDLTHVRNCDQVEAFDKGDYSLVQLRVEEYAGFIFINMDNAAGSVEEQLPGLQQRMREACSVIDDLQLAARFVSHTPANWKSIVDNYLECYHCGPAHPSFADSVDVGQYGHTLHGNWTLQYGVAKSSEQSFKVDESVTDPSFAGFWAWPCTMFNVPPGANFMTCIYEFPVDAETTLQHYDIYFLNKDITPEQQVLIDWYRDVFRPEDLRLVESVQKGLKSRGYRGQGRIMVDKERSGISEHGIAHFHNLIAVAHLD is encoded by the coding sequence ATGACCAAGTTCCAACGCCTGCCAGCTGATTTCTGCCACGACCATGAGAAAGCGTTCACCATCCCGGCCACCTTCTACACCAACAAGGAGGTCTTCGAGCACGAGAAGGAGCAGATCTTCGCCAAAAGCTGGATTTGTGTCGGCCATCGCAGTGAAGTGGCCGAGAACAATGCCTACATCACCCGCGAGGTGATTGGCGAGAGCATCATCGTCATCCGTGGTCGCGACAGCGTTTTGCGCGCCTTCTACAACGTGTGCCCGCACCGCGGCCACCAACTGCTGGAAGGCAGCGGCAAGGCCAAGAACGTGATCGCCTGCCCGTACCATGCCTGGACCTTCAAGCTCGACGGCGACCTCACCCACGTGCGCAACTGCGACCAGGTCGAGGCGTTCGACAAAGGTGATTACAGCCTCGTCCAGCTGCGCGTCGAGGAGTATGCCGGCTTCATCTTCATCAACATGGACAACGCGGCGGGGTCTGTGGAAGAGCAGCTGCCCGGCCTGCAGCAGCGGATGCGCGAAGCCTGCAGCGTGATCGACGATCTGCAGCTGGCGGCACGCTTTGTCAGCCACACACCGGCAAACTGGAAGTCCATTGTCGACAACTACCTGGAGTGCTACCACTGCGGCCCGGCGCACCCAAGTTTCGCCGACTCGGTAGACGTGGGCCAGTACGGGCACACACTGCACGGCAACTGGACGCTGCAGTACGGCGTCGCCAAGTCGTCCGAGCAGTCGTTCAAGGTCGACGAGTCTGTCACCGACCCATCCTTTGCAGGTTTCTGGGCCTGGCCGTGCACCATGTTCAACGTGCCGCCGGGAGCCAACTTCATGACCTGCATCTATGAGTTCCCGGTCGATGCCGAAACCACCTTGCAGCACTACGACATCTATTTCCTGAACAAGGACATCACCCCGGAACAGCAAGTGCTGATCGACTGGTACCGCGATGTGTTCCGCCCTGAAGACCTGCGCCTGGTCGAGAGCGTGCAGAAGGGCCTGAAGTCGCGGGGCTACCGTGGGCAAGGGCGGATCATGGTCGACAAAGAGCGCTCCGGCATCAGCGAGCATGGTATCGCTCACTTCCACAACCTGATTGCGGTTGCCCATCTGGACTGA
- a CDS encoding BCCT family transporter codes for MSYLNKKVDVFLITMSLIAVLLTVIGLAAFPEQAGIAANQLFEWATRSFGTAVQMLIFASTLAVLCIAFSKYGNIRLGAGKPEYATLTWVFMFICAGMGSSTLYWGVMEWAYYYQTPGLNIAAQSREALEYSVSYSFFHWGISAWSIYALASLAMAYHFHVRKKSGLNLASIVEAVTGLKATGPVGRLVDLIFLLTMMGALTVSLALTASTLTRGLSGLVGTPDTFAVQVMLIGVIAILFSLSSYIGIDGGLQKLSKIVCYGALVFAAVVLLVGPTQFTINNTANGIGLMIQNYVHMSLFTDPAGEGEFTRNWTVFYWLWWVSYAPGVAMFVTRVSRGRQIKEVVLALIMGGSVGCWFFFGALESYSMHQFITGAIDVPKILTEHGGESAVEAVVMGLPWGKVFMAVYLFIMAVFCASHMDAAAYAVAATSTRNLQDGEDPSPTHRLFWCVTLTLVPLAMLFAKASLSTMKTAVVLTAIPFTVILLIKVYGFFKWMLADYGSVPAHRIEEEAAAMAREEHVVSEHPVPRPVAAAAELA; via the coding sequence ATGTCTTACCTCAACAAAAAGGTTGATGTGTTCCTCATCACCATGAGCCTGATCGCTGTGCTGCTGACGGTGATCGGCCTGGCCGCCTTCCCCGAGCAGGCCGGCATTGCTGCCAATCAACTGTTCGAATGGGCCACCCGGTCCTTTGGCACTGCGGTGCAGATGCTCATCTTCGCCAGCACGCTGGCCGTGCTGTGCATTGCCTTCAGCAAGTACGGCAACATTCGCCTGGGCGCCGGCAAGCCTGAATACGCCACCCTGACCTGGGTGTTCATGTTCATCTGTGCGGGCATGGGCTCCTCGACCCTGTACTGGGGCGTGATGGAGTGGGCCTACTACTACCAGACCCCCGGCCTGAACATTGCCGCGCAGTCGCGTGAAGCCCTGGAATACAGCGTCAGCTATTCGTTCTTCCACTGGGGCATCAGCGCCTGGTCGATCTACGCGCTGGCGTCGCTGGCCATGGCCTACCACTTCCACGTGCGCAAGAAGAGCGGGCTGAACCTCGCCTCGATCGTCGAGGCGGTAACCGGGCTCAAGGCGACCGGGCCTGTGGGCCGACTTGTCGACCTGATCTTCCTGCTGACCATGATGGGCGCGCTGACGGTTTCCCTGGCACTTACCGCTTCGACGCTGACCCGCGGCCTGTCGGGCCTTGTAGGCACGCCCGACACCTTCGCGGTCCAGGTGATGCTGATCGGCGTGATTGCGATCCTGTTCTCGCTAAGCTCGTACATCGGCATCGACGGCGGGCTGCAGAAGCTCAGCAAGATCGTCTGCTATGGCGCGCTGGTGTTCGCCGCCGTGGTGCTGCTGGTAGGCCCGACCCAGTTCACCATCAACAACACGGCCAACGGCATTGGCCTGATGATCCAGAACTACGTGCACATGAGCCTGTTCACCGACCCGGCCGGTGAGGGTGAATTCACCCGTAACTGGACCGTGTTCTATTGGCTGTGGTGGGTGTCGTATGCACCTGGCGTTGCGATGTTCGTCACCCGCGTATCGCGCGGCCGGCAGATCAAGGAAGTGGTATTGGCGCTGATCATGGGCGGCAGTGTCGGCTGCTGGTTCTTCTTCGGCGCGCTGGAAAGCTACAGCATGCACCAGTTCATCACTGGCGCGATCGACGTACCGAAGATCCTCACCGAACACGGCGGCGAGAGTGCCGTTGAAGCGGTGGTCATGGGCCTGCCGTGGGGCAAGGTGTTCATGGCGGTGTACCTGTTCATCATGGCGGTGTTCTGTGCCTCGCACATGGACGCTGCGGCTTATGCCGTCGCCGCCACCAGTACGCGTAACCTGCAGGACGGTGAAGATCCGTCGCCCACGCACCGCCTGTTCTGGTGCGTGACCCTGACCCTGGTGCCGCTGGCCATGCTGTTCGCGAAAGCCTCGTTGTCCACCATGAAGACGGCAGTGGTGCTCACCGCCATTCCGTTTACCGTGATCCTGCTGATCAAGGTGTATGGCTTCTTCAAATGGATGCTGGCCGACTACGGCTCGGTACCGGCTCATCGCATCGAGGAAGAAGCCGCTGCCATGGCGCGCGAAGAGCACGTCGTCAGCGAGCACCCCGTGCCCCGGCCAGTCGCCGCAGCAGCCGAGCTGGCGTGA
- a CDS encoding murein L,D-transpeptidase catalytic domain family protein, producing the protein MSIFDPLQGAIRLSVASIGLFLLGAWHSAQAQPLPSAAELQQLAPNASLSTLTLALSAYACASHSEADKLLTVIDYSKASRDKRLWVFDLRARKLLFEEWVAHGKNSGADVPTLFSNAPNSYQSSIGLYETGQTYSGKHGRSLRLQGLEPGFNDNSMSRAIVMHAAAYADPKVVPGLGRLGRSQGCPAVRPAIAGKLIDTLQHGSYVFAYYPQQDWLKKSRFLNAQSCPLAGHSIASK; encoded by the coding sequence ATGTCGATTTTCGATCCTTTGCAGGGAGCCATCCGGCTCTCGGTGGCCAGTATTGGCCTGTTTTTGCTCGGCGCCTGGCACAGTGCCCAGGCGCAGCCCCTGCCCAGCGCCGCCGAGCTGCAGCAGCTTGCGCCGAACGCCAGCCTTTCGACCTTGACCCTGGCACTGAGTGCCTACGCCTGCGCCAGCCACAGCGAGGCGGACAAGTTGCTGACGGTGATCGATTACTCCAAGGCTTCGCGTGACAAGCGGCTTTGGGTGTTCGACTTGCGCGCACGCAAACTGTTGTTCGAGGAATGGGTCGCCCATGGCAAGAACAGCGGCGCCGATGTGCCGACCCTGTTCTCCAATGCCCCGAACAGTTACCAATCCTCCATCGGCCTGTATGAAACCGGCCAGACCTACAGCGGCAAGCACGGCCGCTCGTTGCGCCTGCAGGGGCTTGAGCCGGGCTTCAACGACAACAGCATGTCGCGGGCGATTGTCATGCACGCCGCCGCGTATGCCGACCCCAAGGTCGTTCCCGGCCTCGGTCGCCTGGGGCGCAGCCAGGGCTGCCCTGCCGTGCGGCCGGCCATTGCCGGCAAGCTGATCGACACGCTGCAACACGGTAGCTATGTGTTTGCCTACTACCCGCAGCAGGACTGGCTGAAGAAGTCGCGCTTTCTCAACGCCCAGAGCTGCCCGCTGGCGGGGCACTCGATCGCCAGCAAATAG
- a CDS encoding L,D-transpeptidase, with the protein MSHLPLALGLLLAATLVEAAPLQVPTPAALRTQLDSLKPGQFLWYPQVSPVGPVTVVVSLTEQRAYVYRNGIAIGVSTVSSGKAGRETPTGVFSILQKKVEHQSSLYNSAPMPYMERLTWDGIALHAGHLPGYPASHGCVRLPLEFAKKLYEVTGFSSTTVIVSDTHSAPVEVYHPGVLAPTVSAGKAQGPLVLSNQQFWNDPDPASGPLSILVSRADRRAYVYRGGQLIGSAPALSLEESQHRSGMAVYSLLQKPSALALDDGLPLRWSVVGLSNPEYGSTPYEQLGQLNINPEFRRHLRAAMDVGTMLVITDWASTRETRSDGKFTVITTDDDEELKPLVKK; encoded by the coding sequence ATGTCGCATCTACCGCTAGCGCTGGGTCTGTTGCTTGCCGCCACCTTGGTCGAGGCGGCGCCGCTGCAGGTGCCCACCCCAGCCGCACTCAGGACCCAGCTCGACAGCCTCAAGCCTGGCCAGTTTCTCTGGTACCCGCAGGTCTCGCCGGTGGGGCCGGTGACGGTGGTGGTCAGCCTCACCGAGCAACGCGCCTATGTCTATCGCAACGGCATCGCCATTGGCGTCAGCACGGTGAGCAGCGGCAAGGCCGGCCGGGAAACCCCCACGGGGGTATTCAGCATTCTGCAGAAGAAGGTCGAGCACCAGTCCAGCCTCTACAACAGCGCACCGATGCCCTACATGGAGCGGCTGACCTGGGACGGTATCGCCCTGCATGCAGGGCACCTGCCGGGCTACCCAGCCTCCCATGGTTGCGTGCGCCTGCCGTTGGAGTTTGCCAAGAAGCTGTATGAGGTCACCGGTTTCAGTTCGACCACGGTCATCGTGTCCGATACCCACAGTGCGCCGGTGGAGGTTTACCACCCCGGCGTGCTGGCGCCTACGGTCAGCGCAGGCAAGGCCCAGGGCCCGCTGGTACTGAGTAACCAGCAGTTCTGGAACGACCCGGACCCGGCATCAGGGCCGCTGTCGATCCTGGTCAGCCGCGCTGACCGCCGCGCCTACGTGTATCGCGGTGGCCAGTTGATCGGCTCGGCACCCGCCCTTTCGCTTGAAGAAAGCCAGCATCGCAGTGGCATGGCGGTTTACTCGCTGCTGCAAAAACCATCCGCCCTGGCGCTCGATGACGGGCTACCCTTACGGTGGTCGGTGGTGGGCCTGAGCAACCCGGAATACGGGAGTACGCCTTATGAACAACTGGGGCAACTGAACATCAACCCGGAGTTCCGCCGTCATCTGCGTGCGGCGATGGATGTCGGCACGATGCTGGTGATCACCGATTGGGCGTCTACCCGGGAAACTCGCAGCGACGGGAAATTCACTGTGATCACCACCGACGACGATGAAGAACTTAAGCCGTTGGTCAAGAAATGA
- a CDS encoding NCS1 family nucleobase:cation symporter-1 codes for MASISRSDVGQLADLPAETADPSQLQLSPRLYSADLAPTRAANRTWGRYSLFALWTNDVHNIANYSFAIGLFALGMSGAQILAAFALGALVIYGLMNLSGYMGQKTGLPYPVMCRISFGIHGAQIPALIRAVIAIAWFGIQTYLASVVLRVLLTAIAPDLKPYDQNSMLGLSTLGWVTFLGIWCVQVAIFAYGMEMVRRFESLAGPIILVAFTGLAGWMYWRSGLSIAWSSGNAPTGPTMWLKVLGAAALWVSLYGTMILNFCDFTRNCPDRRTISVGNFWGLPVNMLGFALIAVVLAGAQFSIDGKLVQSPSEIVAAIPNTAGLVLACLAFLLVTVAVNIMANFVAPAFVLTNLAPKVLNFRRAGLLSATIAVLILPWHLYNSPSVIVYFLGGLGALLGPLYGIMVTDYYLVRRSRVNLPQLYSESPEGAYHYRGGVNLRAVAAFVPASLIAILLALVPAFETLSQFSWFFGAGLGGLIHYALANRSTRYLEVSGESIAVDSAHH; via the coding sequence ATGGCGTCGATTTCCCGTTCCGATGTTGGCCAGCTTGCCGATCTCCCCGCCGAGACGGCTGACCCCAGTCAACTGCAACTGAGCCCGCGCCTGTACAGTGCCGACCTTGCTCCGACCCGCGCGGCAAACCGCACCTGGGGGCGCTACAGCCTGTTTGCCCTGTGGACCAATGATGTGCACAACATCGCCAACTACTCCTTCGCCATCGGCCTGTTCGCCCTGGGCATGAGCGGTGCGCAGATCCTCGCCGCCTTCGCGCTGGGTGCACTGGTGATCTACGGCCTGATGAACCTGTCCGGCTACATGGGGCAGAAGACCGGCCTGCCCTACCCCGTCATGTGCCGGATCAGCTTTGGCATCCACGGTGCCCAGATCCCGGCACTGATCCGCGCGGTGATCGCCATCGCCTGGTTCGGTATCCAGACCTACCTCGCCTCGGTAGTGCTGCGCGTCCTGCTCACCGCCATCGCGCCAGACCTCAAGCCCTATGACCAGAACTCGATGCTTGGCCTGTCGACCCTGGGCTGGGTCACCTTCCTCGGCATCTGGTGCGTGCAAGTGGCGATCTTCGCCTACGGCATGGAGATGGTACGCCGCTTCGAATCCCTCGCCGGGCCGATCATCCTGGTCGCCTTCACCGGCCTGGCGGGCTGGATGTATTGGCGCAGTGGGCTGTCGATCGCCTGGTCCAGCGGCAACGCGCCGACCGGCCCCACGATGTGGCTGAAAGTGCTCGGTGCCGCGGCGCTGTGGGTCTCGCTGTACGGCACCATGATCCTCAACTTCTGCGATTTCACCCGTAACTGCCCGGACCGTCGCACGATCAGCGTGGGCAATTTCTGGGGCCTGCCGGTGAACATGCTCGGCTTCGCGCTGATCGCCGTGGTGCTCGCCGGTGCGCAGTTCAGCATCGACGGCAAGCTGGTACAGAGCCCGAGCGAAATCGTCGCCGCCATCCCCAACACCGCAGGCCTGGTGCTGGCCTGCCTGGCCTTCCTGCTCGTCACCGTGGCGGTGAACATCATGGCCAACTTTGTAGCCCCGGCTTTCGTGCTCACCAACCTGGCACCGAAGGTGCTGAACTTCCGCCGCGCGGGCTTGCTGAGCGCCACCATCGCAGTGCTGATCCTGCCCTGGCACCTGTACAACAGCCCGTCGGTGATCGTGTATTTCCTCGGCGGCCTGGGTGCCCTGCTCGGCCCGCTGTACGGCATCATGGTCACCGATTACTACCTGGTACGCCGCAGCCGGGTAAACCTGCCGCAGCTGTACAGTGAAAGCCCCGAGGGCGCCTATCACTATCGCGGCGGGGTCAACCTGCGTGCTGTGGCGGCGTTTGTCCCGGCCTCGCTGATCGCCATCCTGCTGGCGTTGGTGCCGGCATTCGAAACGCTGTCGCAGTTCTCCTGGTTCTTTGGCGCCGGCCTGGGCGGGCTGATCCACTACGCCCTCGCCAACCGCAGCACCCGGTACCTGGAAGTGTCTGGCGAAAGCATCGCCGTGGACAGCGCGCACCACTGA
- the pstB gene encoding phosphate ABC transporter ATP-binding protein PstB has protein sequence MDCKLDKIFYGNFMAVRDSHVPIRKNEITGFIGPSGCGKSTVLRSLNRMNDLVKGFRFEGHVHFLGQDVYGKGVDPVVVRRYIGMVFQQPNPFSMSIFDNVAFGLRLNRYKGDIGDRVKHALQGAALWDEVKDKLKVSGLSLSGGQQQRLCIARAIATEPEVLLLDEPCSALDPIATRRVEELMVELKKDYTIALVTHNMQQAIRVADTTAFFSVDISQGTRTGYLVEMGPTTQIFQNPREQLTSDYISGKFS, from the coding sequence ATGGACTGCAAGCTGGACAAGATTTTCTACGGCAACTTCATGGCGGTCCGCGACAGCCACGTACCGATCAGGAAAAACGAGATCACCGGTTTCATCGGCCCGTCCGGCTGCGGCAAGAGTACCGTGCTGCGCAGCCTCAACCGCATGAACGACCTGGTCAAAGGCTTCCGCTTCGAAGGCCATGTGCACTTCCTTGGCCAGGATGTCTACGGCAAGGGCGTGGACCCGGTGGTGGTGCGCCGTTACATCGGCATGGTGTTCCAGCAGCCAAACCCGTTCTCGATGAGCATCTTCGACAACGTCGCCTTCGGCCTGCGCCTGAACCGCTACAAGGGCGACATCGGCGACCGCGTCAAGCACGCCCTGCAAGGCGCTGCGCTGTGGGATGAGGTCAAGGACAAGCTCAAGGTCAGCGGCCTGTCGCTGTCCGGCGGCCAGCAGCAGCGCCTGTGCATCGCCCGCGCGATCGCCACCGAGCCTGAAGTGCTACTGCTCGACGAGCCGTGCTCGGCACTCGACCCGATCGCCACGCGCCGGGTGGAAGAGCTGATGGTCGAGCTGAAGAAGGACTACACCATCGCCCTGGTGACCCACAACATGCAGCAGGCGATTCGTGTGGCCGACACCACCGCGTTCTTCTCGGTCGACATCTCCCAGGGTACCCGCACCGGTTACCTGGTAGAGATGGGCCCGACCACGCAGATCTTCCAGAATCCGCGTGAACAGCTGACCAGTGACTACATCAGCGGCAAGTTCAGCTGA
- the pstA gene encoding phosphate ABC transporter permease PstA has translation MTDLTAATTALPSLQRRFEGRALRSLVLTSTVWCVALLASVPLISVLYMLITRGGARLSLEVFTELPPTGFEMGGGFGNALAGTFVMVGIAAAIAVPVGILAAVFLAELGPESKLANASRFAAKMLTGLPSILAGVFAYALVVMTTGTYSAPAGGVALAVLMLPIVVLTAEEAMKMVPKIMKDAAYGMGCTRAQVIWKIVLPTGMPAILTGVMLAVARAAGETAPLLFTALFSNYWIYHDGSLAVMNPTASLAVLIYNFSGMPFDNQLELAWAASLVLVMIVLVVNILSRIFGKPKY, from the coding sequence ATGACTGACCTCACAGCGGCAACTACTGCATTGCCCAGCCTGCAGCGTCGCTTCGAAGGCCGCGCCCTGCGCAGCCTGGTGCTGACCTCCACGGTCTGGTGCGTGGCCCTGCTGGCCAGCGTGCCCCTGATTTCCGTGCTGTACATGCTGATCACCCGCGGCGGTGCACGGCTGAGCCTGGAAGTGTTCACCGAGCTGCCACCCACCGGTTTCGAGATGGGCGGTGGTTTTGGTAACGCCTTGGCCGGTACCTTCGTCATGGTCGGCATCGCCGCAGCCATCGCGGTGCCGGTCGGCATCCTGGCGGCGGTGTTCCTCGCCGAACTCGGGCCCGAGAGCAAGCTGGCGAACGCTTCGCGCTTCGCGGCAAAAATGCTCACCGGCCTGCCGTCGATCCTTGCCGGTGTATTCGCCTACGCCCTGGTGGTGATGACCACCGGTACCTACTCGGCCCCGGCCGGTGGCGTGGCGCTGGCGGTACTGATGCTGCCGATCGTCGTGCTGACCGCTGAAGAAGCCATGAAGATGGTGCCCAAGATCATGAAGGACGCCGCTTACGGCATGGGTTGCACCCGCGCCCAGGTGATCTGGAAGATCGTCCTGCCAACCGGCATGCCGGCCATCCTTACCGGCGTCATGCTGGCCGTGGCCCGCGCAGCTGGTGAAACGGCACCGCTGCTGTTCACCGCACTGTTCAGCAACTACTGGATCTACCACGACGGCAGCCTGGCCGTCATGAACCCTACGGCATCGCTTGCCGTACTGATCTACAACTTCTCCGGCATGCCGTTCGACAACCAGCTGGAGCTCGCCTGGGCGGCCTCGCTGGTGTTGGTGATGATCGTGCTGGTAGTCAACATTCTTAGCCGTATTTTCGGCAAGCCCAAGTACTGA
- the pstC gene encoding phosphate ABC transporter permease subunit PstC, which produces MNTPFAIPDNPDSACQPPSTKDFLVDRTFRALARIGVVLILALVFALVYEVGRKALPGMEKHGFDVLFGSVWDVNQGKYGILPAIWGTLYSALIALLIAGFFGVSMAIFLTQDFLPARLAAVFRTIVELLAAIPSVVYGLWGIYVVIPAIRPLTAWLNSELGWIPFFGTSLSGPGLLPAALVLAIMILPTIAAVSQDALTSVPMKTKQAAYGMGTTHWEAILKVMVPSAATGIFGSLVLGLGRALGETMALAMLVGNANTITLSLFAPANTLAALLALNFPEAGPNEIEVLMYAALVLMFITLLVNVFGSMIMLYAQRGNK; this is translated from the coding sequence ATGAACACACCTTTTGCCATACCGGATAACCCAGACTCCGCGTGCCAGCCGCCGTCCACCAAGGACTTCCTGGTCGATCGCACCTTCCGTGCCCTTGCACGTATCGGTGTGGTGCTGATTCTCGCGCTGGTTTTCGCGTTGGTATATGAAGTAGGACGCAAAGCACTTCCAGGAATGGAAAAGCACGGTTTCGACGTGCTGTTCGGCAGTGTGTGGGACGTCAACCAGGGCAAATACGGCATTTTGCCCGCCATCTGGGGCACGCTTTACAGCGCCCTGATCGCCTTGTTGATCGCAGGTTTCTTCGGCGTCAGCATGGCCATTTTCCTTACCCAGGATTTCTTGCCGGCGAGGCTCGCCGCGGTGTTTCGCACCATCGTCGAGCTGCTCGCCGCCATCCCCAGCGTCGTTTATGGCCTGTGGGGCATCTATGTAGTGATTCCGGCCATCCGGCCGCTGACCGCCTGGCTGAACAGCGAGCTGGGCTGGATCCCGTTCTTCGGCACCTCCCTGAGTGGCCCCGGCCTGCTGCCGGCGGCGTTGGTGCTGGCGATCATGATCCTGCCGACCATTGCCGCCGTTTCCCAGGATGCGCTGACCAGCGTGCCGATGAAGACCAAGCAGGCAGCCTATGGCATGGGCACCACCCATTGGGAAGCCATCCTCAAGGTGATGGTGCCGTCGGCCGCCACCGGCATCTTCGGCTCGCTGGTGCTGGGCCTTGGCCGCGCACTGGGCGAAACCATGGCCCTGGCGATGCTGGTCGGTAACGCCAACACCATCACCCTGTCCCTGTTTGCCCCGGCCAACACGCTGGCAGCCTTGCTGGCGCTGAACTTCCCTGAGGCCGGGCCGAACGAGATCGAGGTGCTGATGTACGCCGCCCTGGTCCTGATGTTCATCACCTTGCTGGTGAACGTGTTCGGTTCGATGATCATGCTCTACGCCCAGCGGGGTAACAAATAA
- the pstS gene encoding phosphate ABC transporter substrate-binding protein PstS: MIRLMKSAALAVAVSLSATSAFAADNVRLTGSGASFPAPIYLTWFKDFSKNTAGVTVDYQSKGSGAGVQDFLNKTVDFAASDSAMSEADIAKVGEGVQLLPMTAGEIVLAYNLPGNPKGLKLPRDVYSNIFLGKITKWNDPLIAKANPGLKLPDLPITVVVRADSSGTNAVFTKHLSAINADFKKDLGEGNTVNWPATDKFIKSPKNDGVTATVRQTPGAIGYIEYGFAKLAKVDFAELENKAGQYVVPNAESGAEALAAVKMPENLIAHLPDPEGAKSYPITSYTWMIFRKDNGSPEKAKAMRDMVEYGLTHGQKIADSMGYIPLPPSVVDEVRKASQSIQ, encoded by the coding sequence ATGATACGCCTGATGAAGTCTGCTGCACTCGCTGTTGCCGTCTCGCTTAGCGCCACTTCGGCCTTTGCCGCAGACAACGTTCGCCTGACCGGTTCCGGCGCCAGTTTCCCTGCGCCTATCTACCTGACCTGGTTCAAGGACTTCAGCAAGAACACTGCTGGCGTCACCGTTGACTACCAGTCCAAGGGGAGCGGGGCGGGTGTTCAGGACTTCCTGAACAAGACCGTCGACTTCGCAGCCAGCGACTCGGCCATGAGCGAAGCAGACATTGCCAAGGTCGGCGAGGGCGTACAGCTGCTGCCGATGACCGCCGGTGAAATCGTCCTGGCCTACAACCTGCCGGGCAACCCGAAAGGCCTGAAGCTGCCACGCGATGTGTACTCCAACATCTTCCTGGGCAAGATCACCAAGTGGAACGACCCACTGATCGCCAAGGCCAACCCAGGCCTGAAGCTGCCTGATCTGCCGATCACCGTGGTCGTGCGTGCCGACTCCAGCGGTACCAACGCCGTCTTCACCAAGCACCTGTCGGCCATCAATGCCGACTTCAAGAAAGACCTGGGCGAAGGCAACACCGTCAACTGGCCGGCCACCGACAAGTTCATCAAGTCGCCGAAAAACGACGGCGTGACCGCCACCGTTCGCCAGACCCCGGGCGCCATCGGTTACATCGAATACGGCTTCGCCAAGCTGGCCAAGGTCGACTTCGCCGAGCTGGAAAACAAGGCCGGCCAATACGTCGTGCCGAACGCCGAGAGCGGTGCCGAAGCACTGGCTGCGGTGAAAATGCCGGAAAACCTGATTGCTCACCTGCCGGACCCGGAAGGTGCCAAGTCCTACCCGATCACTTCCTACACCTGGATGATCTTCCGCAAGGACAACGGCAGCCCGGAAAAGGCCAAGGCCATGCGTGACATGGTCGAGTACGGCCTGACCCACGGTCAGAAGATCGCCGACTCGATGGGCTACATCCCGCTGCCACCGTCGGTTGTCGACGAAGTGCGCAAAGCGTCGCAAAGCATCCAGTAA
- the ppk2 gene encoding polyphosphate kinase 2, protein MSPTEHSLIRRIHRELLDHSDEELELELAEDGHDLDALFDEHREEGSEKAARRTYFRELFRLQGELVKLQSWVVKTGHKVVILFEGRDAAGKGGVIKRITQRLNPRVCRVAALPAPNDRERTQWYFQRYVSHLPAAGEIVLFDRSWYNRAGVEKVMGFCNDDQYEEFFRSVPEFERMLARSGIQLIKYWFSISDQEQHLRFLSRVHDPLKQWKLSPMDLESRRRWEAYTKAKEVMLERTHIAEAPWWVVQADDKKKARLNCIHHLLGQMPYEEVQVPTIELPQRVRKEDYIRNPTPSDIIVPQVY, encoded by the coding sequence ATGTCCCCCACCGAACACTCCTTGATCAGGCGCATCCATCGCGAGCTGCTGGACCACAGTGATGAAGAGCTGGAACTGGAACTGGCCGAGGACGGCCATGACCTTGATGCGCTGTTTGACGAGCATAGGGAGGAAGGCAGCGAAAAGGCCGCACGACGCACCTACTTCCGCGAGCTGTTCCGCCTGCAGGGTGAGCTGGTGAAGCTACAGAGCTGGGTGGTGAAGACCGGCCACAAGGTGGTCATCCTGTTCGAAGGCCGCGATGCGGCTGGCAAAGGCGGCGTGATCAAGCGCATCACCCAGCGCCTCAACCCCCGGGTATGCCGGGTGGCGGCACTGCCGGCACCCAATGACCGGGAACGCACGCAGTGGTACTTCCAGCGTTACGTTTCACATCTGCCCGCAGCGGGCGAGATCGTGCTGTTCGACCGCAGCTGGTACAACCGCGCAGGCGTCGAGAAGGTCATGGGCTTTTGCAACGACGACCAGTACGAAGAGTTCTTCCGCAGCGTGCCGGAGTTCGAACGCATGCTGGCCCGCTCGGGCATCCAGCTGATCAAGTACTGGTTTTCCATTTCCGACCAGGAACAGCACCTGCGCTTTCTCAGCCGCGTGCATGACCCACTCAAGCAATGGAAACTCAGCCCCATGGACCTGGAGTCGCGTCGGCGCTGGGAGGCCTACACCAAGGCCAAGGAAGTCATGCTCGAACGCACCCACATCGCCGAAGCGCCCTGGTGGGTGGTGCAGGCCGATGACAAGAAGAAGGCCAGGCTCAACTGCATCCATCACCTGCTTGGGCAAATGCCCTATGAAGAAGTGCAGGTGCCGACGATCGAGCTGCCGCAACGGGTCCGGAAAGAGGACTACATCCGCAACCCGACCCCGAGCGACATCATCGTGCCACAAGTGTACTGA